GTCGTGATGCTGCAGGCGCCGTTCCGGATGATCGGGATGCTCATGATGATGAGCCAGCGATCGGCGGCGTCGGCCACCCGCATCTACGAGATCCTCGACGAAGCGCCCGACATCGTCGATGCCCCCGAGGCCATCGACCTCGTCGACCCCGAGGGCCGGATCACCTACCGCGACGTGACCTTCACCTACGCCGACGGGCACCGGGTCCTCGATGGATTCGAGCTCGAGGTCGAACCGGGCGAGACCGTGGCCATCGTCGGACGCACCGGGTCGGGCAAGTCCACCATCGCCCGCCTGCTCACCCGGTTCTACGACGTCACCGACGGGCAGGTGCTGGTCGATGGCCACGACGTGCGCGACCTCACCCTCGCCAGCCTCCGCGCCCAGGTCGGGATGGTGCTCGACGAGCCGTTCCTGTTCTCGGCGTCGATCCGCGACAACATCGCCTACGGGCGACCCGACGCCCCCATGGACGAGATCGTCGACGCAGCCCGGGCCGCCAACGCCGCCGAGTTCATCGACCGGCTCCCTGCGGGCTACGACACCATCATCGGCGAGCGCGGCTACACGCTGTCGGGTGGACAGCGTCAACGGATCGCCATCGCCAGGGCGTTGCTGGTCAATCCGAGGATCCTCATCCTCGACGACGCCACCTCGGCCATCGACGTGCGGATCGAACAGGAGATCCACGATGCCCTCGCCAACCTCATGGTCGACCGCACCACCATCGTCATCGCCCACCGGCTGTCGACGATCAACCTGGCCGGCCGGGTGGTGCTGCTCGAGGACGGCAACGTGGTGGCCCAGGGCACCCATGCCGAGCTGATGGCGAGCGAGCCTCGGTATGCATCGGTCCTGGCCCACCTCGAGGAGGACGCTGAGGCCCGCCGCGCGGCACAAGCGGCCCGGCGCCAGGCTCGGGTCGACCGCGAGCAGGCGATGGCCTCGGCGCAGTCGATGCGCGGTGGAGCGGCGATGCCCGATCCAGGCGGCATGCCCGGCGGCTTCGGAGGAGCGAGCTGATGGGCATGATGGGAGGCGGTGCCTTCGGAGCGGCGCGCAGCGGCGCGCAGGGTGCCGGGCTGCCCTTCGCCGGCATCCCACCCGAGCTCCAGGAGAAGGTCGACGCCCTGCTCGCCACCGAGGAGGACCGCGAGCCGCCCCACGTCCCGTTCAGCCACTCGGACTACGACCGCCGGCGGCTCTCGTTGCGGGGTCTGCTCAAGCCGCACTGGCTCGCGCTGGCCGGCGCCTTCGTACTCGTCTGCATCGAGACCGCCGCCATGCTCGCCGGCCCCACCCTCACCAGGATCGGCATCGACGACGGGATCCGGGAAGGCGACCGCGGCGTGATCGTCACCGTGGCCGTCGTGTTCCTCGCGAGCATCTTCGTCCACCTCCACGCGAACCGCGCACGTGTCGCCTGGGCGGGACGGGTGGGCGAACGACTCATGTACACGCTCCGGGTCCGGGTGTTCTCCCACCTGCAACGCCTCGACATCAGCTTCTACACCGAGGAGAAGGCCGGCCGGCTGATGAGCCGGATGACCAGCGACATCGAGAGCCTCACCCAGCTGTTCCACGAGGGCCTCATCCAGATGCTGGTCCAGGCCCTGACGCTCCTGTTCGTCATGATCGTGCTGTTCACCATGAACGTGCAGCTGGCCATGGTCACCCTGTTCCTCATCCTGCCGGTGATGGTCGCCATGACGCTGTGGTTCCGCGGCGCATCGGACCGCGGCTACGAGATCGTGCGTGATCGCATCGCCGACGTGCTCGCCCACCTCCAGGAGAGCCTCTCGGGCGTGCGCATCGTCGCCGCCCACAACCGCCAGCGCCACAACATCGCCCAGCACCGCAACATCGCCGGCGCCTACCGCGACGCCAACAACCACACCGCCAAGCTCGGCGCGCTGTACGGGGGCGGCACCGAGGTGGTCGCCATCGTCGGCCAGGCGACGATCCTGCTCGTCGGTGGCAACATGGTGCTCGACAACAGCCTCACCATCGGTGAGCTCACCGCCTTCGTGCTCTACCTCAGCACGTTCTTCGCCCCGATCCAGCAGCTGGTCAACCTCTACAACACCTATCAGAAGGGTCAGGCGGCCATGTACAAGCTGGCCGCCCTGCTCGACACCCAGCCCCGCACGGCCGAGGACCCCGACGCCATCGACCTGCCGGCCATCCGGGGCGAGATCGACCTACGGGGTGTCTCGTTCAGCTACCTGGACGACCAGCCCGTCCTGGCTGACGTCGACCTGACCATCCATCAGGGCGAGGTGTTCGCCCTCGTCGGCCCCACCGGCGCCGGCAAGTCGACCCTGGCGGCTCTGGTCACCCGCTTCTACGACCCCACCGCCGGTACCGTCTCGATCGACGGACACGACCTCCGGGGCGTGACCCTCGCCTCGTTGCGGCGCCAGCTCGGCATCGTCCCCCAGGAGCCGTTCCTGTTCGCCGGATCCATCCGGGACAACATCGCGTTCGCCCGACCCGCCGCCTCCGACGCCGAGGTCCTCGAAGCCTGCCGAGCAGTGGGGATCGACGATCTCGTCGAGCGGCTCCCGAACGGCATCGACACGCCGTGCCACGAGCGCGGCGTGTCGCTGTCCTCGGGCGAGCGTCAGCTGCTGGCCCTCGCTCGGGCGTTCCTCGCCCGCCCCAGAGTGCTGGTCCTCGACGAAGCCACCTCCAACCTCGACCTGCGCTCGGAGGCGAAGATCGAGCGGGCGCTCGACACGCTCCTCGAGGGTCGGACGGCCATCATCATCGCCCACCGCCTGGCGACGGCGATGCGTGCCGACCGCATCGCCGTGGTGCGCGACGGCGGCATCGCCGAGCTCGGTAGCCACGACGAGCTGGTCGAGCTGGGCGGGCACTACGCCGACATGTACGCCACCTGGGAGCGTCACGCCTCCGGCGACGATGCCCATGCCGCCTCGGGGGTCTCGACCCCGCGCCGCTGAGCCGGGCGCGGACGCGACGAAGGGGGCCGCGTCGCCAGCCCCCCTTCGTCGTCTGCGGCTCTGGTCGGATCAGCCTTCGCGGCCCGACCGGCGCTGGTAGCGCGGCGGACGGTCCTCCTCGGGCCGCTCGTCGAAGACCACCACCGTGCCCTCGGGTTCGAAGAACGGGGTCGTGGATTCGCCGACCTCTCCGGGCAGGTAGCGCTTCCCCTCGTCGAGGTAGCGGTACATGCCGACGTCGCCGGCGTCGGTGCGAGGATCGGGCTCGTCGGCATCCCACCAGAGCAGCGTCACGTCATCCGCGGCGAGGTAGTCGGGCCACTGCCACAGCACCTCGCCGTAGGAGGTGCCGTACTGGGTCCGGTATCCCCATGCCGGTTCGAACGAGAACATCCCGTCGCGGAACGTCTCGGGTGTGAGCTCGGGACCGGCCAAGTGGACCCCGTTGAAGAACCGGGCCCAGTCGAAGATGTCGGGGTAGTTGGACAGCTCCTCACCGAGGTGCCAGCTCACCAGGTTCCCCTCCTGCTGGGTGTAGGCGGGGTCGATGGGCGGCAACAGGTAGGACAGACCGAAGGCGTTGGCCCACTGGTCCTGGTCGTACAAGCGGGCCAGATCCGAGTTGTCGGTGGCCGCTGCCCCCACCACGATCCACTCCGGCCAGTAGTCCTGGGCGGTGGCCTGACTGGTGAGGTTCTGGGGCATGAACGGATCGGTGGCGATGATGACCGAGGTGACCCCTGCCTCCTTGAGACGGGTGATGATCGCCTGGGCGTCTTCTTCGCGGTTGCTCGAGTCGGCCATGAAGGTGATGCTCGCCGCCAACTCGACGTCGTGCTCGGCCAATTGCTCCTCGAAGAACTCGACCCCGTCCTGATAGGCGCCGTCCGGGGTCTCGTACCACACCAACCCGAACTGACGCTCGGTCTCCTGCAGCTCGGGAGTACCCGCGTACTGTGCGGGTGATCCGGCCAAGCGGTTGGCGATGAAGTCGGCCCGGTGCACATAGCCCTGGGTCGACGACATGAGACCGGACCACACGTAGGGCGCCCACTCGAGGTAGTTCTCGATGGGCTGCGAGCCGGTGCAGAAGCACATGACACCACGATCGACGAGCTCGTTCACATAGGCGTTGATGGCGCCGCCACCGGGACCGTTGACCACCGCGAACGCGCCGACCTCCTCGGCGATGGCGATGGCATCGGCCCGGGCGGCGGCCTCGTCGTTGCCATCGCCCGACGCCGCCACCACCTCGACCCGCACGTCGCGGCCGTAGGTCTCGTAGAGGTCGTTGAACGCACCCACCAGCTTGAGCCGGTTCTCGGCCTCTACGGCCTCCTCCGGCGTGGTGATGCCGGTGCGCTCCTGGGCGTCGAGCCCGGCTTCGCTCGTCTCGGCGTCGTAGAGCGCGACCACGATCTCGTCCTCGGTCACGCCCTGGTAGGTGGCTCCCCCGTTGTCGGCGCCCTCTGGCCACAAGGGCACGCAGTTGGGCGCGGCGACGGTGGGTAGCATGATCCGACCCGTGTCGGGGTCGCAATCCGGCGCGTCATTCGGATCGCCGAGGTCGTCTCCCACCGCAACGTCGTCCGAGCCCTCGTCGGAGCCCCCGTCGGTGGTCTCGGTGTCGTCGGGTCCGACCGCGACATCATCATCGTCGCCATCGTCGCCGTCGTCGCTCCCGCTCAACGCGCCGATCGCCACCACCGCGGCGATCACCACGATCGCAACCAGCACTGGCCAGTAGCGAGCGATGGCAGGACTGGTCTTGGTTGATTCTTCCACTCGGTTTCCCCCCGGATGAGCAGACTGTGGTGACAGGCCGTGTCCACCGCCTGCCCCGCGCAGACTACCCTGTGGGCCACGCGACATGGCCGCAGGTTGGAACGCGGCTGCTTCGCGACGTGTCGCACTTGACATCTCAGGGGGGAACATGCAAGTCGAGCCGACCACGCCGCGAACCGCGCGCCGGGGCGCCGCTCCGCGCCGCCAGTTGTTGTTCGCGGTCGCCGCCGCCGCCTTGGTGGCCGGGTGCGTGCTTCCCGGCAGCGAGGATGCCGACGATTCGAGCATCGACGTCGAGCGCCCGCTCCGCGAGGCCGGCGACGTCGAGGGCCGCGTGGGCGACCCGCTCGAGGTCTACGGCATCACCGCCACCGTGCTCGAGGTGGGGCGCGTCGCCGAGTACAACGAGTTCGACACCTGGGGCTACATCTGGGCCCGCGTGAGGGTCGAGAACACGACCTCCCGCGAGATCGACTTCCACCGTCGACAGTTCCAGATCGAAAAGCCCGACGAAACGGTCTCCAACACGGCCAACATCAGCACCGAGACCCAGCTCGAAGGCAGCTCGGTCACCCGTCCCGACGTCCTCGCTCCGGGAGAGACCGGGGAGGGTCAGGTCATCTACACCGTCGGCGACCTCGACGGTCAGTTCGCGCTCATCTACCGCCCCGACCCTCCGACCGAGGACGTCATCGATGCCGAGCGCGGCGTGTGGGTCTTCGAAAGCAGCCCTGAAGACGCCGAATGACCGCCGCCACCACCGCCACAGTCGGCCGGCGCCCACCGCTCATCACCGCCGAGTCGCTGCGGTCGGCGGGTCTGATCGCCGCGTGTGGGGCCGGGTTCCTCGCCATTCAGTCGGTCCTGTTGCCCATGCCCCTCGGCGTGATGGTACAAGGCGCGATCATCGGCGGGCTCACCGCCCTCATCGCCCTCGGCATCGCGCTGGTCTACCGAGCCAACCGCATCATCAACTTCGCCCAGGGCGACCTCGGCGCGGTGCCGACGGTGTTCACCGTCCTGCTCATCTCCGGGGCAGGGGTACCGTTCCTGCTCGCCCTCCCCATCGGAATCGCCGGAGCCCTCGCGCTCGGCGCCCTGGTGGAGTTCACCATCATCCGCCGCTTCGCCAACGCGCCCCGCCTGATCCTCACGGTCGCCACTCTTGGCCTGGCCCAGGCGTTGGCCGGCTTCGGCCTCATCCTGCCGTCGCTGCTCAACAACGCCTGGCCGGGCATCTTCCCCGACAGCGGCATCAGCGGCACCTTCCCGGCGCCGTTCGACGCCCGGTTCAACATCGGCACCGTCGTGTTCGGCGGCAACGACATCATCGCCCTGGTGGCGATCGTCGCCTCGGTCGCGGCGCTCTCGGCGTTCTTCCGCTACACCCGCATCGGCATCGCGGTCCGGGCCAGCGCCGAGAGCGCCGACCGCGCCATGCTGCTCGGCATCCCCGTGAGGCGCATCGGCACCATCGTGTGGGTCATCGCCAGCTTCCTCGCGTTCCTCGCCCTGTTCCTGCGGGCGGGCGTGCTCGGCCTCTCGCTCGGCACGGTGCTCGGCCCCACCATCCTCATCCGGGCCCTGGCCGCTTGTGTCATCGGCCGCATGGAGCGCATGGCGGTGATCTTCTGGTCGGCGGTCGGACTGGGAATCCTCGAACGGGGCATCTTCTGGAACACCGACCGCAGCGCGCTGGTCGCGCCGGTGATCTTCGGTGTCCTGCTGGTCGTGCTCCTGATCCAACGCCGGGCCAAGCTGGCTCGCACCGACGAGCAGTCCAACTGGCAGGCCGTCGCCGACGTGCGCCCGGTGCCACCGGAGCTCGCCGGCCTTCCCGAGGTCCGCTGGGGGTTCCGCGCCGTGTACCTGGCCCTGCTGGCCGTCGCCCTGGCACTCCCGCCGGTGCTGTCGGTGAGCCAGATCAACCTCGCGGCGACGATCTTCATCTACGCCATGGTGGCGGTATCTCTGGTGGTGCTCACCGGGTGGGCCGGCCAGGTCAGTCTCGGCCAGATCGCGTTCTTCGGCTTCGGCGCTGCGATCGCCGGCGCCATCACGACCAGGTTCGGGTGGGACATCTCCCTGGCGATCCTCGTGGCGGCCGTCGTCGGCGCCGTCATGGCGGTGGTGATCGGTCTCCCGGCGCTTCGGGTCAAGGGGCTGTTCCTCGCCGTGATCACCCTGGCCTTCGCCGCCGCCACCTCCGGCTACTTCCTGAACCGGGGCGACTTCGGTTGGTGGCTCCCCGACGGTCGCGTCGACCGTGGCGAGCTGTTCGGCGTGATCCCCCTCGGCACCGAGACCCAGTACTACTACTTCGCCTTCGCCTGCCTGTTGCTGATGATGGCCATGGCCAGACAGCTCCGTCAGTCGCGGGTCGGGCGGGTGATCGTCGGTGTCCGGGAGAACGAGCGGGGTGCGCAGGCCTATGCGGTCAACCTGGTTCGAGCCAAGCTCACCGCGTTCGCGATCTCGGGCTTCATCGCCGCGTTCGCGGGCGCGGTGTTCGTCCACCACCAGCGGGACTTCGGCATCCAGCCCTATGCCACGACCGAGAGCCTCGCCGTCTTCACCATGGTGGTCATCGGGGGACTCGGCTCGATTCCCGGTGGCATCGTCGGCGCCCTCTACGTCAAGGGCACGCAGAACTTCCTCCCCAGCGAGCTGAGCTTCTTCGCCAGCGGCCTCGGCCTCCTCGCGGTCCTCATCGCCCTGCCCGGCGGCCTGGCTTCGCTCATCTACCGCGGCCGCGACGGCATCCTCCGCCGGGTGGCCGAACGGCGCAAGATCATGGTCCCCAGCCTCTTCGCCGACGCAGCCGACCTCGACGGCATCACCAGCAGCCGCGAAAAGGGCATGGAGTTCGTCCGCCAGATGGCCGACTTCATGGATGCCTCCCGGGCCTCCGCCGCCACAGCTCGCGGCCGGCGTCGCGCCGATTCCGAGGAGTTGGACGACGAGGGGGTCGACGGCGAGGCGCCGGTACCGGCGCCACCCCGGCTCCCCGATGACGATGCACCGCTCATCGCTCCCCCGAGCACCGACTCCGAAGCGCCGACCGGGCGAGGAGGTCGCCGGTGA
This sequence is a window from Acidimicrobiales bacterium. Protein-coding genes within it:
- a CDS encoding ABC transporter ATP-binding protein, which codes for MSTGLERDFDTLVDRDGEPYSPFEPCTVEAQYPPPRARIDPDTTKGWIRRIAPVLLARRGLFITAMSLSALAMVAQVSVPRIVMAAIDDALDARTSALMPFVWALLGLAVLRGLAQLGSRFFLFKVAYGLEYDLRVTMYQHLARMSFSFFDRVQSGQLISRANSDIRSVQMFLTFAPMMGLQVVSFVLAFSLMLMIHVPLTIVALLPLPFVFVVGLRMRSFMFPISWIVQSRTADVATTVEENVSGTRVVKSFAAEQQQVDQLADAADRLRWAATKQIDLRAKYAPIMENLPRLGTAMVLLYGGWLAVDGTVTIGTIVAFSTYVVMLQAPFRMIGMLMMMSQRSAASATRIYEILDEAPDIVDAPEAIDLVDPEGRITYRDVTFTYADGHRVLDGFELEVEPGETVAIVGRTGSGKSTIARLLTRFYDVTDGQVLVDGHDVRDLTLASLRAQVGMVLDEPFLFSASIRDNIAYGRPDAPMDEIVDAARAANAAEFIDRLPAGYDTIIGERGYTLSGGQRQRIAIARALLVNPRILILDDATSAIDVRIEQEIHDALANLMVDRTTIVIAHRLSTINLAGRVVLLEDGNVVAQGTHAELMASEPRYASVLAHLEEDAEARRAAQAARRQARVDREQAMASAQSMRGGAAMPDPGGMPGGFGGAS
- a CDS encoding ABC transporter ATP-binding protein, producing MGMMGGGAFGAARSGAQGAGLPFAGIPPELQEKVDALLATEEDREPPHVPFSHSDYDRRRLSLRGLLKPHWLALAGAFVLVCIETAAMLAGPTLTRIGIDDGIREGDRGVIVTVAVVFLASIFVHLHANRARVAWAGRVGERLMYTLRVRVFSHLQRLDISFYTEEKAGRLMSRMTSDIESLTQLFHEGLIQMLVQALTLLFVMIVLFTMNVQLAMVTLFLILPVMVAMTLWFRGASDRGYEIVRDRIADVLAHLQESLSGVRIVAAHNRQRHNIAQHRNIAGAYRDANNHTAKLGALYGGGTEVVAIVGQATILLVGGNMVLDNSLTIGELTAFVLYLSTFFAPIQQLVNLYNTYQKGQAAMYKLAALLDTQPRTAEDPDAIDLPAIRGEIDLRGVSFSYLDDQPVLADVDLTIHQGEVFALVGPTGAGKSTLAALVTRFYDPTAGTVSIDGHDLRGVTLASLRRQLGIVPQEPFLFAGSIRDNIAFARPAASDAEVLEACRAVGIDDLVERLPNGIDTPCHERGVSLSSGERQLLALARAFLARPRVLVLDEATSNLDLRSEAKIERALDTLLEGRTAIIIAHRLATAMRADRIAVVRDGGIAELGSHDELVELGGHYADMYATWERHASGDDAHAASGVSTPRR
- a CDS encoding ABC transporter substrate-binding protein, whose translation is MEESTKTSPAIARYWPVLVAIVVIAAVVAIGALSGSDDGDDGDDDDVAVGPDDTETTDGGSDEGSDDVAVGDDLGDPNDAPDCDPDTGRIMLPTVAAPNCVPLWPEGADNGGATYQGVTEDEIVVALYDAETSEAGLDAQERTGITTPEEAVEAENRLKLVGAFNDLYETYGRDVRVEVVAASGDGNDEAAARADAIAIAEEVGAFAVVNGPGGGAINAYVNELVDRGVMCFCTGSQPIENYLEWAPYVWSGLMSSTQGYVHRADFIANRLAGSPAQYAGTPELQETERQFGLVWYETPDGAYQDGVEFFEEQLAEHDVELAASITFMADSSNREEDAQAIITRLKEAGVTSVIIATDPFMPQNLTSQATAQDYWPEWIVVGAAATDNSDLARLYDQDQWANAFGLSYLLPPIDPAYTQQEGNLVSWHLGEELSNYPDIFDWARFFNGVHLAGPELTPETFRDGMFSFEPAWGYRTQYGTSYGEVLWQWPDYLAADDVTLLWWDADEPDPRTDAGDVGMYRYLDEGKRYLPGEVGESTTPFFEPEGTVVVFDERPEEDRPPRYQRRSGREG
- a CDS encoding DUF4352 domain-containing protein, producing MQVEPTTPRTARRGAAPRRQLLFAVAAAALVAGCVLPGSEDADDSSIDVERPLREAGDVEGRVGDPLEVYGITATVLEVGRVAEYNEFDTWGYIWARVRVENTTSREIDFHRRQFQIEKPDETVSNTANISTETQLEGSSVTRPDVLAPGETGEGQVIYTVGDLDGQFALIYRPDPPTEDVIDAERGVWVFESSPEDAE
- a CDS encoding ABC transporter permease, translating into MTAATTATVGRRPPLITAESLRSAGLIAACGAGFLAIQSVLLPMPLGVMVQGAIIGGLTALIALGIALVYRANRIINFAQGDLGAVPTVFTVLLISGAGVPFLLALPIGIAGALALGALVEFTIIRRFANAPRLILTVATLGLAQALAGFGLILPSLLNNAWPGIFPDSGISGTFPAPFDARFNIGTVVFGGNDIIALVAIVASVAALSAFFRYTRIGIAVRASAESADRAMLLGIPVRRIGTIVWVIASFLAFLALFLRAGVLGLSLGTVLGPTILIRALAACVIGRMERMAVIFWSAVGLGILERGIFWNTDRSALVAPVIFGVLLVVLLIQRRAKLARTDEQSNWQAVADVRPVPPELAGLPEVRWGFRAVYLALLAVALALPPVLSVSQINLAATIFIYAMVAVSLVVLTGWAGQVSLGQIAFFGFGAAIAGAITTRFGWDISLAILVAAVVGAVMAVVIGLPALRVKGLFLAVITLAFAAATSGYFLNRGDFGWWLPDGRVDRGELFGVIPLGTETQYYYFAFACLLLMMAMARQLRQSRVGRVIVGVRENERGAQAYAVNLVRAKLTAFAISGFIAAFAGAVFVHHQRDFGIQPYATTESLAVFTMVVIGGLGSIPGGIVGALYVKGTQNFLPSELSFFASGLGLLAVLIALPGGLASLIYRGRDGILRRVAERRKIMVPSLFADAADLDGITSSREKGMEFVRQMADFMDASRASAATARGRRRADSEELDDEGVDGEAPVPAPPRLPDDDAPLIAPPSTDSEAPTGRGGRR